Proteins encoded within one genomic window of Streptomyces taklimakanensis:
- the pglX gene encoding BREX-2 system adenine-specific DNA-methyltransferase PglX: MIDRKALLDDLKRQVKAVEADLGKQVKGLSEVEVRLRTEYDRARKLGRTAATWNSWLDERVTQVAVAWVLGTVFVRFCEDNRLIPEPYLTGPDGDRRELAEARYDAYVESDEDPTYRGWLEKAFDELGQGQAGRLLFDKRHNPLYQIPLSHDGARELVEFWRQRDEAGVLVHDFTDPLNEDGTEGWDTRFLGDLYQDLSESARKTYALLQTPEFVEEFILDRTMNPAVREFGYEELKMIDPTCGSGHFVLGAFRRLVRLWAEGHPGKDVHERVRAALDSVHGVDINPFAVAIARFRLLVAAMAASDLRTLAEAAKYEWPMHLAIGDSLIKSRQMGLFDGLDGQDADELATFAYATEDMQEHPGILQQGRYHVVVGNPPYITVKDKQLNSLYKGLYNACAMQYALSVPFAQRFFELAKSGDADGNGYGMVGQITANSFMKREFGTKLIENYFAHEIELTEVIDTSGAYIPGHGTPTVILIGKRRAGSGRSTAIRTVRSVQGEPSAPKDAEKGLVWQAIIEQIDKPGSVSQWVSVDDLDRMQYFARQPWVLTDGGLELNAKIEDAQVTKLSSEAESIGFCAVTREDDAYMIGEAAARRLGVPTRHIRPFYGGASVREWGVQDGIGTLFPYEDATQTAQIDNATERILWRNRVLLRRRKALSGTQEEQGLTWFEFSSFNRRRYWSPFLIAFSFVATHNQFTLRRDLSGFIRTAPVIKLREGASEEEHLRLLGLLNSSTAGFWLRQVSHDKGRPGADVAGADEPWEHRFEFTGTKLEEFPIPVEFPAELGASLDGLAQKLASTAPSAIVSVAVPTVAALRAGREKWESTRARMIALQEELDWQVYALYGLLDEEITAPVEEIPEIAPAERAFAIVLARKIERGEVTTTWFEHYNHRFTPVTEIPAHWPAPYREVVQKRIDAIESNRAIGMIERPEYKRRWATEGWDALQEKALRSWLLDRMEKRELWFDENGQPTILTLARLTDALSRDEDFVSVAKLYAPRKDLPKVVAELITEEHVPFLAALRYKPSGLKKRADWEHVWDLQRKEDAEPDEQTKRKIRDSIPVPPKYTSADFLRPSYWRARGKLDVPKERFISYGQTNAATPDLYGWAGWDHREQAQALATYFTNTALSTEEITPFLAGLLELQPWLYQWHNEFDMLYSGSPADFFAGYRQQMQGEHGLTDDDLRAWRPPAATRGRRATAKQ, encoded by the coding sequence GTGATCGACCGCAAGGCACTGTTGGACGACCTGAAGCGGCAGGTCAAGGCGGTCGAGGCCGACCTGGGCAAGCAGGTGAAGGGATTATCCGAGGTCGAGGTCCGGCTGCGGACCGAGTACGACCGGGCCCGCAAGCTCGGGCGCACGGCGGCGACCTGGAACTCGTGGCTGGACGAGCGGGTCACGCAGGTCGCGGTGGCGTGGGTGCTGGGTACGGTCTTCGTGCGGTTCTGCGAGGACAACCGGCTGATCCCCGAGCCCTACCTGACCGGGCCGGACGGTGACCGGCGCGAGCTGGCGGAGGCGCGGTACGACGCCTACGTGGAGTCGGACGAGGACCCGACCTACCGCGGCTGGCTGGAGAAGGCCTTCGACGAGTTGGGCCAGGGCCAGGCGGGCCGGCTCCTCTTCGACAAACGGCACAACCCGCTCTACCAGATCCCGCTCTCGCACGACGGTGCGCGCGAGCTGGTCGAGTTCTGGCGGCAGAGGGATGAGGCGGGCGTCCTCGTCCACGACTTCACCGACCCGCTGAACGAGGACGGCACCGAGGGCTGGGACACCCGGTTCCTGGGCGACCTGTACCAGGACCTGAGCGAATCCGCCCGGAAGACGTACGCGCTGCTCCAGACACCGGAGTTCGTGGAGGAGTTCATCCTCGACCGCACGATGAACCCGGCGGTGCGGGAGTTCGGGTACGAGGAACTGAAGATGATCGACCCCACGTGCGGGTCGGGGCACTTCGTGCTGGGGGCGTTCCGGCGGCTGGTGCGGCTGTGGGCCGAGGGCCATCCGGGCAAGGACGTGCACGAGCGGGTGCGGGCCGCGCTGGACTCGGTGCACGGAGTGGACATCAACCCGTTTGCGGTGGCCATTGCCCGGTTCCGGCTGCTGGTTGCGGCTATGGCGGCGAGTGACCTTCGCACGCTGGCGGAGGCGGCGAAGTACGAGTGGCCGATGCATTTGGCGATCGGTGATTCACTAATTAAGTCCCGCCAGATGGGCCTTTTTGACGGCCTAGATGGCCAGGATGCCGATGAGTTGGCTACCTTCGCATACGCCACCGAGGACATGCAAGAGCATCCTGGTATCCTGCAGCAGGGGCGGTATCACGTGGTCGTGGGCAATCCGCCATACATCACGGTGAAAGATAAGCAGCTTAATTCATTGTACAAGGGTTTGTACAATGCGTGCGCTATGCAATATGCGCTGTCGGTGCCATTTGCTCAACGGTTCTTCGAGTTGGCTAAGAGCGGTGATGCTGATGGCAACGGCTACGGTATGGTCGGGCAGATCACTGCAAATTCGTTCATGAAGCGGGAGTTCGGTACCAAGCTCATCGAAAACTATTTCGCTCACGAGATTGAGCTCACCGAGGTAATTGACACGTCTGGTGCCTACATTCCCGGTCACGGTACACCGACGGTCATCCTGATTGGCAAGCGTCGTGCTGGAAGTGGTCGATCGACGGCGATTCGTACGGTTCGCAGTGTGCAGGGCGAGCCCTCTGCGCCGAAGGATGCCGAAAAGGGATTGGTCTGGCAGGCGATCATTGAACAGATTGACAAGCCTGGCTCTGTGAGTCAGTGGGTATCTGTGGATGATCTCGATCGAATGCAATACTTCGCGCGCCAGCCCTGGGTTCTAACTGACGGCGGCCTGGAGTTGAACGCTAAAATCGAGGACGCGCAAGTAACCAAACTTTCGTCTGAGGCAGAAAGCATTGGGTTCTGTGCTGTAACCCGAGAAGACGATGCCTACATGATTGGAGAGGCCGCCGCACGGCGATTGGGCGTCCCTACCAGGCACATTCGACCGTTCTATGGGGGTGCGTCCGTCAGGGAATGGGGTGTCCAAGATGGCATCGGCACTTTGTTTCCCTATGAAGACGCGACGCAAACTGCGCAGATCGATAATGCGACTGAGCGTATCCTCTGGCGCAACCGCGTGCTTCTTCGTCGGCGTAAGGCTCTTTCTGGTACGCAAGAAGAGCAAGGGCTGACATGGTTCGAATTCTCTAGCTTTAATCGTAGGCGTTATTGGTCGCCCTTCTTGATCGCCTTCTCCTTCGTTGCCACGCACAACCAGTTTACTTTGCGTCGCGATCTAAGCGGTTTCATTCGAACTGCGCCGGTGATCAAGCTGCGGGAGGGTGCGAGTGAGGAGGAGCACCTGCGGTTGCTCGGGCTGCTCAACAGTTCCACGGCTGGGTTCTGGCTTCGGCAGGTCAGTCATGACAAGGGGCGCCCCGGCGCGGATGTGGCGGGCGCCGACGAACCGTGGGAGCACCGTTTCGAGTTCACCGGAACCAAGCTCGAAGAATTCCCGATCCCGGTCGAATTCCCTGCAGAGCTCGGCGCCTCACTGGATGGCCTTGCCCAAAAACTTGCCTCTACTGCTCCTTCCGCCATCGTGTCCGTTGCTGTACCCACTGTGGCTGCCTTGCGCGCTGGGCGCGAGAAGTGGGAATCCACCCGAGCACGGATGATCGCGTTGCAGGAGGAGCTGGACTGGCAGGTCTATGCCCTCTACGGACTCTTGGACGAGGAGATCACAGCACCCGTCGAGGAGATCCCGGAGATCGCTCCCGCTGAGCGTGCCTTCGCGATCGTGCTGGCACGCAAAATCGAACGCGGCGAGGTCACCACAACCTGGTTCGAGCACTACAATCACCGGTTCACCCCTGTCACCGAGATCCCCGCTCACTGGCCCGCCCCCTACCGGGAGGTCGTCCAGAAGCGCATCGACGCCATCGAGTCGAACCGTGCCATCGGTATGATCGAGCGTCCCGAGTACAAGCGCCGCTGGGCCACCGAGGGGTGGGACGCACTCCAGGAGAAGGCCCTCCGCTCCTGGCTGCTCGACCGGATGGAGAAGCGCGAGCTCTGGTTCGACGAGAACGGCCAGCCCACCATCCTCACCCTGGCCCGCCTCACCGACGCCCTCTCCCGTGACGAGGACTTCGTCTCCGTCGCCAAGCTCTACGCGCCCCGTAAGGACCTGCCCAAGGTCGTCGCCGAGCTGATCACCGAGGAGCACGTGCCGTTCCTCGCCGCCCTGCGCTACAAGCCCTCCGGCCTGAAGAAGCGCGCCGACTGGGAGCACGTGTGGGACCTCCAGCGCAAGGAGGACGCCGAGCCCGACGAACAGACGAAGCGGAAGATCCGGGACTCCATACCCGTGCCGCCGAAGTACACCTCGGCCGACTTCCTCCGCCCCTCCTACTGGCGGGCACGCGGCAAGCTGGACGTGCCCAAGGAGCGGTTCATCTCCTACGGGCAGACCAACGCCGCCACTCCGGACCTCTACGGCTGGGCCGGCTGGGACCACCGCGAGCAGGCCCAAGCGCTGGCGACGTACTTCACCAACACCGCGCTGTCCACCGAGGAAATCACCCCGTTCCTCGCCGGCCTGCTGGAACTCCAGCCGTGGTTGTACCAGTGGCACAACGAGTTCGACATGCTCTACAGCGGCTCCCCGGCGGACTTCTTCGCCGGCTATCGCCAGCAGATGCAGGGCGAGCACGGACTCACCGACGACGACCTCCGCGCCTGGCGGCCCCCGGCCGCGACCCGGGGACGCCGTGCAACAGCGAAGCAGTAG
- a CDS encoding ATP-binding protein: MRFTSTSRGARLARRLVSHRLNDWGHDYTTQVNETLTLITAELAANAVRHGHVPGRDFHVRLTLAEGTFRIEVTDTRAEKQPPTNPPAIDSLSESGRGMLLVATLADNWGVSPRRTAPGKTVWAELHAPPQGHPLTHRVAPEPTDIDLLLATASLLHGVPGSRPGAARRGGRRR; encoded by the coding sequence ATGCGCTTCACGTCAACGTCGCGCGGCGCCCGCCTCGCCCGCCGGCTCGTCTCGCACCGCTTGAACGACTGGGGCCACGACTACACGACCCAGGTCAACGAGACGCTCACCCTCATCACGGCGGAACTCGCCGCTAATGCCGTACGTCACGGCCACGTCCCCGGCCGGGACTTCCACGTCCGGCTCACCCTGGCCGAGGGCACCTTCCGCATCGAGGTGACCGACACCCGCGCCGAGAAACAGCCTCCGACCAACCCCCCGGCCATCGACTCGCTTTCCGAGTCCGGCCGGGGCATGCTTCTGGTCGCCACCCTCGCGGACAACTGGGGCGTCAGCCCCCGCCGGACCGCCCCGGGCAAGACCGTGTGGGCCGAGTTGCACGCGCCGCCCCAAGGCCACCCGCTTACGCACCGGGTGGCCCCTGAACCGACGGATATCGATCTACTCCTGGCTACTGCTTCGCTGTTGCACGGCGTCCCCGGGTCGCGGCCGGGGGCCGCCAGGCGCGGAGGTCGTCGTCGGTGA
- a CDS encoding Scr1 family TA system antitoxin-like transcriptional regulator — protein MDDEVQQPEYEVGRGMLCVFGRQLKLFRERAGLDRARLGSLTGYSASTIASFEQARRIPPPKFIDQADEVLQAGGVLSASKEEVARAQYPAFFRDAAKLEAEAGELFVYDTHVVNGLLQTEEYTRALLEMRRPLLDEATIEQRVAARLARQEIFDRWPAPLLSFVMEEPVVRRPLGGEQVWRGQLEQLLLLGQKRNVELQMMPLDRQDNAGVDGAFTLLVPRQGQQVGYMEAQGRSTLVTERDAVNALSARYGIIRAQALTPSESLAFIEKLLGER, from the coding sequence GTGGACGACGAGGTTCAGCAGCCGGAGTACGAGGTCGGGAGGGGCATGCTGTGCGTGTTCGGGCGGCAGTTGAAGTTGTTCCGGGAGCGGGCGGGCCTGGACCGCGCGAGGCTCGGGTCGCTGACCGGGTACTCGGCCTCGACGATCGCGTCGTTCGAGCAGGCGAGACGCATTCCGCCGCCGAAGTTCATCGACCAGGCGGATGAAGTGCTGCAAGCAGGTGGAGTGTTGAGCGCGAGCAAGGAGGAGGTGGCTCGGGCTCAGTATCCGGCGTTCTTCCGGGACGCGGCCAAGTTGGAGGCCGAGGCCGGCGAGCTATTCGTGTACGACACCCACGTGGTGAACGGCCTGTTGCAGACAGAGGAGTACACGCGGGCTCTGCTGGAGATGCGGCGTCCGCTGCTCGACGAGGCGACTATCGAACAGCGCGTTGCGGCGCGGCTCGCACGACAGGAAATCTTCGACAGGTGGCCCGCCCCGTTGCTGAGCTTCGTCATGGAGGAGCCGGTTGTACGGCGACCGCTCGGCGGTGAGCAGGTGTGGCGTGGACAGCTTGAGCAACTGCTGCTGCTCGGACAGAAGCGGAACGTCGAGCTTCAGATGATGCCGCTTGACCGTCAGGACAATGCTGGTGTGGACGGCGCGTTTACCTTGCTGGTTCCAAGGCAGGGGCAACAGGTCGGTTACATGGAGGCGCAAGGACGGAGCACACTGGTCACGGAGCGAGATGCGGTCAATGCGCTGTCCGCGCGTTATGGGATTATCCGAGCGCAGGCTCTCACCCCGAGTGAGTCCCTGGCCTTCATCGAGAAGCTGTTGGGAGAGAGATGA
- a CDS encoding DUF397 domain-containing protein encodes MNAEAKRGPAPALVWVKSSYSGAEGGQCVEVAVCPGKVHVRDSKDIARAALAVEPAAWVAFLEFAAR; translated from the coding sequence ATGAACGCTGAAGCAAAGCGCGGTCCCGCGCCTGCGCTTGTCTGGGTCAAGAGCAGCTACAGCGGCGCTGAGGGCGGTCAGTGTGTCGAGGTCGCCGTCTGCCCTGGCAAAGTTCACGTCCGTGATTCGAAGGACATAGCCCGTGCCGCACTGGCCGTGGAACCCGCGGCGTGGGTCGCCTTTTTGGAGTTCGCGGCACGCTGA
- a CDS encoding class I SAM-dependent methyltransferase, which produces MPAQHDIAAETELWDTFAASAFREDTEPSFCWTQYAGHGPGPELLGDPRRVLEIGCGTGRALAHLAERGVAARGVDLSPVMVEKSTAKWHGTGAEFVCSEVLEYLSEHEEVYDAIYSIFGAAWFTDPGRLFPLVRRRLRPSGVFVFSQPPAIPGAYGPQGMYKGGFAGKAMFTYRYSYRPAVWERLLTRAGFVTADARVLDAPHPGHIGTLLVRAVAP; this is translated from the coding sequence TTGCCCGCACAACACGACATCGCCGCCGAGACGGAGCTGTGGGACACGTTCGCCGCTTCCGCCTTCAGGGAGGACACGGAGCCGAGCTTCTGCTGGACCCAGTACGCCGGTCACGGACCCGGCCCGGAGCTGCTGGGCGACCCGCGCCGCGTGCTGGAGATCGGCTGCGGCACAGGCCGCGCCCTCGCCCACCTCGCCGAGCGCGGCGTCGCCGCTCGGGGTGTCGACCTGTCTCCCGTCATGGTGGAAAAGAGCACGGCCAAGTGGCACGGCACCGGCGCGGAGTTCGTGTGCTCCGAGGTGCTGGAGTACCTGAGCGAGCACGAGGAGGTGTACGACGCGATCTACTCGATCTTCGGAGCCGCCTGGTTCACCGACCCGGGCCGTCTCTTCCCCCTGGTCCGCCGGAGGCTCCGGCCCAGTGGCGTCTTCGTGTTCTCGCAGCCGCCGGCCATCCCCGGCGCGTACGGGCCGCAGGGCATGTACAAGGGAGGCTTCGCCGGAAAGGCGATGTTCACCTACCGCTACAGCTACCGGCCGGCCGTCTGGGAGCGCCTGCTCACCCGAGCCGGGTTCGTCACGGCCGACGCACGGGTGCTCGACGCACCTCACCCGGGGCACATCGGGACGCTCCTCGTGCGCGCGGTCGCTCCGTGA
- the pglY gene encoding BREX-2 system ATPase PglY, with protein MAQQPLLRDVIDIKESISTSDFVLSLAEATTPEGAQHALKDYVVTERLLENFDEALALIKSALDGHRSKAAYLHGSFGSGKSHFMAVLYALLSGHQAARARTEFDPVLTRHEWLQSDGKKFLLVPYHMLGAKALEQRVLGGYVHHVKKLHPDAPTPQVYRTDSLFADIRALRASTGDEAVIRGLGGSDAEDDDEDEWGEGFAWTPQLLDTALAAEESHEADVPLNLRNPSTPAELRAKLVNDASTNLLPGFARNAAEDEHGFISLDAGLSVIAEHAKSLGYDGLILFMDELILWLATLIHDQKFVAREASKITNFVEGGDARRAIPVVSFIARQRDLRELVGEEVSGAAESSIQDTLNLASGRFDKITLEDRNLPQIAHARLLKPRDAEAERLVDAAFEQTKRVGTQVWDTLLGSEKGTTGADAESFRLTYPFSPAFMDTLVHISSALQRSRTGLKLMGQLLADHRNEIRLGQLIPVGDLYPVIAQGGDKPFTDSLKVVFEAADKLYRTKLRPYLLSSYDVTEDDIEQYRNRPESITDPKRLGGCRMFVGDNRLVCTLLLSALAPSVPALSDLTIRRLGALNHGSVLAPIPGAEVGIIKNKVAEWAARFPEIKETGTDANPGVRLELSGVDVDSVIANAQVNDNPGNRVALARRLLSKELGVEHGQLSDQLHFTWRGTARTAEIVFGNVADEDELPDHDLMPQEEGRWRIAIDLPFDEGEWGPVEDANRIQRLRERQQGERSRTVAWLPAHLSAQRFADFRRLVVIDKALADEHRFDTQYAGHLNADNRSRAKGLLETQREALLKQVKGAFKQAYGLARKQAADVVPDFDDHLVALPDVDGLTLSFGQSLRDGIRHIAGTLLAHQYPAHPDLDPGATGTAVRPVDAKKVFTHVRAAAEARDGRIEVPAADRGLMQRIAGPLRLGQQKEAYFELSRYWADHFRQLASSQGVTGDLSLITLTDWTDKPDPRGLPDFLARLVVASFAEMDDRVWVRGGTVLDPAPELSAIKDHDALRSQPLPAESDWDTARRRFEVIFGEKPPALRRGRMVNQFARQIIDVARAHREHAADLVHQLETHASFLGLDQTADTGRLALARRCLHLLDALTAEAGKGAAGAKKTVEALASFDLGETSADRYGTSIVQARAVAEAIASAPWDTLELAAGLGPEGEALLDSLRGIARDDQRTADLRDALIRTQREVVALIKRSQAAVAPQPPPARPQDRADDQPLSTPSSDPRIPYTQTRETPSPSPASGGTARKSGRRSTTVRRAAAELQAELSELATRHPDATIEITWQVVE; from the coding sequence ATGGCCCAGCAGCCCCTCCTCCGCGATGTCATCGACATCAAGGAGTCCATCTCCACCTCGGACTTCGTGCTGTCCCTCGCCGAGGCCACGACACCCGAGGGTGCTCAGCACGCGCTCAAGGACTACGTCGTCACCGAGCGGCTGCTGGAGAACTTCGACGAGGCGCTGGCCCTCATCAAGTCCGCGCTGGACGGGCACCGCTCCAAGGCGGCGTACCTGCACGGCTCGTTCGGTTCCGGTAAGTCGCACTTCATGGCCGTGCTGTACGCGCTGCTCAGCGGTCACCAGGCCGCCCGCGCCCGCACCGAGTTCGACCCGGTGCTGACCAGGCACGAGTGGCTGCAGTCGGACGGCAAGAAGTTCCTGCTCGTGCCGTACCACATGCTCGGCGCGAAGGCCCTGGAGCAGCGCGTCCTCGGCGGGTACGTGCACCACGTCAAGAAGCTGCACCCGGACGCCCCGACCCCGCAGGTGTACCGGACCGACTCCCTCTTCGCCGACATCCGCGCGCTCCGCGCCAGCACAGGCGATGAGGCCGTCATCCGCGGCCTGGGTGGCAGCGACGCGGAGGATGACGACGAGGACGAGTGGGGCGAGGGCTTCGCCTGGACCCCGCAGCTCCTGGACACCGCGCTCGCCGCCGAGGAGAGCCACGAGGCGGACGTCCCGCTCAACCTCCGCAACCCCTCCACCCCGGCCGAGCTGCGGGCCAAGCTGGTCAACGACGCCAGTACGAACCTCCTGCCCGGCTTCGCCAGGAACGCCGCCGAGGACGAGCACGGTTTCATCTCCCTGGACGCCGGTCTGTCGGTCATCGCCGAGCACGCCAAGTCGCTCGGCTACGACGGGCTGATCCTGTTCATGGACGAGCTGATCCTGTGGCTGGCCACCCTCATCCACGACCAGAAGTTCGTGGCGCGCGAGGCCAGCAAGATCACGAACTTCGTGGAGGGCGGCGACGCCCGCCGCGCCATCCCCGTCGTGTCGTTCATCGCCCGCCAGCGCGACCTGCGCGAACTGGTCGGCGAGGAGGTGTCCGGCGCGGCCGAGTCGTCCATCCAGGACACCCTGAACCTGGCCTCCGGCCGGTTCGACAAGATCACCCTGGAGGACCGCAACCTCCCGCAGATCGCCCACGCCCGCCTCCTCAAGCCCAGGGACGCCGAGGCGGAACGGCTCGTCGACGCGGCCTTCGAGCAGACCAAGCGGGTCGGCACCCAGGTCTGGGACACCCTCCTGGGCTCGGAGAAGGGCACCACCGGCGCGGACGCGGAGTCGTTCCGGCTGACGTACCCGTTCTCGCCGGCGTTCATGGACACCCTCGTCCACATATCCTCCGCGCTGCAGCGCTCCCGCACGGGTCTGAAGCTGATGGGCCAGCTCCTCGCCGACCACCGCAACGAGATACGCCTCGGGCAGCTCATCCCCGTCGGCGACCTCTACCCGGTGATCGCGCAAGGCGGCGACAAGCCGTTCACCGACAGCCTGAAGGTCGTCTTCGAGGCCGCCGACAAGCTCTACCGGACCAAGCTGCGGCCCTACCTGCTCAGCTCGTACGACGTCACCGAGGACGACATCGAGCAGTACCGCAACCGGCCCGAGTCCATCACCGACCCCAAGCGGCTGGGCGGCTGCCGCATGTTCGTCGGCGACAACCGGCTCGTGTGCACCCTGCTGCTGTCCGCGCTCGCGCCCAGCGTGCCCGCCCTGTCCGACCTGACCATCCGTCGGCTCGGCGCGCTCAACCACGGCTCGGTCCTCGCCCCCATTCCGGGCGCCGAGGTCGGCATCATCAAGAACAAGGTCGCCGAGTGGGCGGCCCGGTTCCCCGAGATCAAGGAGACCGGGACCGACGCCAACCCGGGCGTGCGGCTGGAGCTGTCCGGCGTCGACGTGGACTCCGTCATCGCCAACGCCCAGGTCAACGACAACCCCGGCAACCGCGTCGCGCTCGCCCGCCGTCTGCTCTCGAAGGAACTGGGCGTCGAGCACGGTCAGTTGAGCGACCAGCTCCACTTCACCTGGCGCGGCACCGCCCGCACCGCGGAGATCGTCTTCGGCAACGTCGCCGACGAGGACGAACTGCCCGACCACGACCTGATGCCGCAGGAGGAGGGCCGCTGGCGCATCGCCATAGACCTCCCCTTCGACGAGGGCGAGTGGGGCCCGGTCGAGGACGCCAACCGGATCCAGCGGCTGCGCGAGCGCCAACAGGGCGAGCGGTCCCGCACCGTCGCCTGGCTGCCCGCCCACCTGTCCGCGCAGCGCTTCGCCGACTTCCGGCGCCTCGTCGTCATCGACAAGGCGCTCGCCGACGAGCACCGCTTCGACACCCAGTACGCCGGCCACCTCAACGCCGACAACCGCAGCCGCGCCAAGGGCCTCCTGGAGACCCAGCGCGAAGCTCTGCTCAAGCAGGTCAAGGGCGCCTTCAAGCAGGCGTACGGCCTCGCCCGGAAACAGGCCGCCGACGTCGTGCCCGACTTCGACGACCACCTCGTCGCGCTGCCCGACGTCGACGGCCTCACCCTGTCCTTCGGTCAGAGCCTGCGCGACGGCATCCGGCACATCGCGGGCACGCTGCTCGCCCACCAGTACCCGGCCCACCCCGACCTCGACCCCGGCGCCACCGGCACCGCCGTCAGGCCCGTCGACGCCAAGAAGGTGTTCACCCACGTCCGGGCCGCCGCCGAGGCCCGCGACGGGCGCATCGAGGTCCCGGCCGCCGACCGCGGGCTCATGCAGCGCATCGCCGGGCCGCTGCGTCTCGGGCAGCAGAAGGAGGCGTACTTCGAGCTGTCCCGCTACTGGGCCGACCACTTCCGGCAGCTCGCCAGCTCCCAGGGCGTCACCGGAGACCTGTCCCTGATCACGCTCACCGACTGGACGGACAAGCCCGACCCGCGCGGCCTGCCCGACTTCCTCGCCCGGCTCGTCGTCGCCTCCTTCGCCGAGATGGACGACCGGGTGTGGGTGCGCGGCGGCACCGTCCTCGACCCCGCGCCCGAACTGTCCGCGATCAAGGACCACGACGCGCTGCGCAGCCAGCCACTGCCCGCCGAGTCCGACTGGGACACCGCACGCCGGCGCTTCGAAGTGATCTTCGGGGAGAAGCCGCCCGCGCTGCGGCGCGGCCGGATGGTCAACCAGTTCGCCCGCCAGATCATCGACGTCGCCCGCGCCCACCGGGAGCACGCGGCCGACCTGGTGCACCAACTGGAGACCCACGCCTCCTTCCTCGGCCTCGACCAGACCGCCGACACCGGCCGACTCGCCCTCGCCCGCCGCTGTCTGCACCTGCTGGACGCGCTCACGGCGGAGGCCGGCAAGGGCGCGGCCGGGGCGAAGAAGACCGTGGAAGCCCTCGCCTCGTTCGACCTGGGCGAGACCAGCGCCGACCGGTACGGCACGTCCATCGTGCAGGCCCGCGCCGTCGCGGAGGCCATCGCCTCCGCGCCCTGGGACACCCTGGAACTGGCCGCGGGACTCGGCCCCGAGGGCGAGGCGTTGCTCGACTCGCTGCGCGGCATCGCCCGCGACGACCAGCGCACCGCCGATCTGCGCGACGCCCTCATCCGCACCCAGCGCGAGGTCGTCGCCCTCATCAAGCGCAGCCAGGCCGCGGTCGCCCCGCAGCCCCCGCCCGCCAGGCCCCAGGACAGGGCCGACGACCAGCCCCTGAGCACCCCGTCCAGCGACCCGCGGATCCCGTACACCCAGACGCGGGAGACCCCCTCGCCCTCCCCGGCGAGCGGCGGCACGGCGCGGAAGTCCGGACGCCGCAGTACGACCGTGCGCCGGGCCGCCGCCGAACTCCAGGCGGAACTCTCCGAACTGGCGACCCGCCACCCCGACGCGACCATCGAGATCACCTGGCAGGTCGTCGAATGA